The following are encoded in a window of Streptomyces sp. 11x1 genomic DNA:
- a CDS encoding MarR family winged helix-turn-helix transcriptional regulator, producing MSMDMTTVGDTGLLDTLQHEVAVFARRAEQTRLGGVGQVRNSMDRAAYLLLNRLDNEGPMGVKALAASMGIDSSTVTRQVAPLVDTGLVKRTSHPEDGRAVVLQLSPRGLARLEEVRSSRRQLMAELTQDWAPEEREAFCSLLTRFNTALSTRMAAAPEAPSPS from the coding sequence ATGTCGATGGACATGACGACCGTCGGTGACACCGGTCTTCTCGACACGCTGCAGCACGAGGTCGCGGTGTTCGCGCGCCGTGCCGAACAGACCCGGCTCGGCGGCGTCGGGCAGGTGCGCAACTCCATGGACCGTGCCGCGTACCTGCTGCTCAACCGCCTCGACAACGAAGGCCCGATGGGTGTCAAGGCGCTCGCGGCGAGCATGGGGATCGACTCCTCGACGGTCACCCGTCAGGTGGCGCCGCTCGTGGACACCGGACTCGTCAAGCGCACCTCACACCCGGAGGACGGCCGGGCGGTGGTGCTCCAGCTGTCGCCCCGCGGGCTCGCCCGCCTTGAGGAGGTACGTTCCTCCAGGCGTCAGCTGATGGCCGAACTCACCCAGGACTGGGCCCCCGAGGAGCGCGAGGCGTTCTGCTCCCTCCTCACCCGTTTCAACACGGCGCTCTCCACCCGCATGGCGGCGGCGCCGGAGGCACCGTCGCCCTCCTGA
- a CDS encoding sigma factor-like helix-turn-helix DNA-binding protein has product MRDRHVAQGARRAQEFEAFVAGAAGRLLRTATLLTAETQDDNPRARRLLTHALAHTYATWDRLRGEDPYDRTRQQLALRFARAAWHHHALFRHTRGGVLRVLGPQERLILVLRLYEGVAEEQTAALLGLPVERVRTICLRAMATVLHPPREVAAQKVVEVAPS; this is encoded by the coding sequence GTGCGAGATCGGCATGTGGCCCAAGGCGCCCGCCGGGCCCAGGAGTTCGAGGCGTTCGTCGCGGGTGCGGCGGGGCGGCTGCTGCGGACCGCCACCCTGCTCACGGCGGAGACGCAGGACGACAACCCGCGCGCGCGGCGGCTGCTGACGCACGCCCTCGCCCATACGTACGCCACCTGGGACCGGCTGCGCGGTGAGGACCCCTACGACCGGACCCGTCAGCAGCTGGCCCTCCGATTCGCGCGCGCGGCCTGGCACCACCACGCCCTCTTCCGCCACACGCGCGGGGGCGTCCTGCGCGTCCTCGGTCCCCAGGAGCGGCTGATCCTGGTGCTCCGGCTCTACGAGGGGGTCGCCGAGGAACAGACGGCGGCGCTGCTCGGGCTGCCCGTCGAGCGGGTGCGGACGATCTGTCTGCGCGCGATGGCGACCGTGTTGCATCCCCCGCGCGAGGTCGCCGCCCAGAAGGTGGTGGAGGTGGCGCCGTCATGA